From one Vannielia litorea genomic stretch:
- a CDS encoding response regulator gives MTPVDQCDAHLLIVDDDERIRGLLQKFLLRHGFITTSARDAAHARRLLAGLEFDLIVMDVMMPGETGVELTRSLRESLATPILLLTAKGETEDRIAGLEAGADDYLPKPFEPKELLLRINAILRRVPSEVAVDTGPKVLSLGPVRYDVARGEMWKGEEMVRLTATESALMRIFSTQPGSAVTRSKLVEDLGRDGGQAQERAVDVQITRLRRKIEADPKQPRYLQTVRGEGYMLAPD, from the coding sequence ATGACTCCAGTCGACCAGTGTGATGCCCATCTGCTGATCGTGGATGATGACGAGCGTATTCGCGGCCTGCTGCAAAAGTTCCTCCTGCGCCACGGGTTCATCACCACCTCCGCCCGCGATGCCGCCCACGCCCGCCGCCTTCTGGCCGGGCTGGAGTTTGACCTCATCGTGATGGATGTGATGATGCCGGGCGAGACCGGGGTCGAGCTGACCCGCAGCCTGCGCGAGAGCCTCGCCACCCCGATCCTGCTGCTCACCGCCAAGGGCGAAACCGAAGATCGGATCGCCGGGCTGGAGGCCGGGGCGGATGACTACCTGCCCAAGCCCTTCGAGCCGAAGGAGCTGCTGCTGCGGATCAACGCCATCCTGCGCCGGGTGCCGAGCGAGGTGGCGGTGGATACCGGCCCCAAAGTGCTTTCGCTCGGCCCGGTGCGCTACGATGTGGCCCGCGGCGAGATGTGGAAGGGCGAGGAGATGGTGCGGCTGACGGCGACCGAAAGCGCCCTCATGCGGATCTTCTCCACCCAACCCGGAAGCGCCGTGACCCGCTCCAAGCTGGTTGAAGACCTCGGCCGCGATGGCGGGCAGGCGCAGGAACGCGCGGTGGACGTGCAGATCACTCGGCTGCGGCGCAAGATCGAGGCCGACCCGAAACAGCCGCGCTACCTGCAAACCGTGCGCGGCGAAGGGTATATGCTGGCGCCGGATTGA